In Vicinamibacteria bacterium, the genomic stretch GGAGCACTTACTGATCGCCGCCGATCATCGTAGAGTGTGGGAACGCCTCATTGAAGCCGCTGGAAGCTGCCACGACCCGAGCGGTAAGACGGACGTTGCCGTGCGTCACGACGAGTATCTGGCCGAAGTCTACCGGGAGTGAGCTCGGTCTTCGTCGATACATCCGCGATCTACGCTTTCCTGGTTCCCGAGGATGACCGCACAAGGAGGCGAAGGCGCTCGTTGAATCGTTGCGGGCCGCGGAGCCGACCCTGGTGTCCTCCTCCTACGTCCTTCAAGAGACTGTGGCGCTTCTCCAAGCACGGATAGGAGTCCCTGCCGTCAGAATCTTTCAAAAGAGCTTCGCTCCAGCGCTCGACGTCGTATGGATCGACGGGCCGCTTTACCAGCGGGCGATGGCTGCGTTGCTCGCAGCGGGCAAACGCGGGGTGAGTCTCACGGATTGGACGAGTTTCGAAGTGATGCGCGATCGGGGAATCGAACAGACCCTCGCGTTCGACCCTCACTTCG encodes the following:
- a CDS encoding CopG family transcriptional regulator, with the translated sequence MIRTQIQLDEDQYERLKALATSRSQSIAQLVREGVEHLLIAADHRRVWERLIEAAGSCHDPSGKTDVAVRHDEYLAEVYRE
- a CDS encoding VapC toxin family PIN domain ribonuclease — protein: MSSSYVLQETVALLQARIGVPAVRIFQKSFAPALDVVWIDGPLYQRAMAALLAAGKRGVSLTDWTSFEVMRDRGIEQTLAFDPHFDEQGFRVLSESQPYRA